One Patescibacteria group bacterium genomic window carries:
- a CDS encoding RidA family protein, translated as MNKNTRIVIWVIVLVLLVGAVYYLGGNLCRIAGEEPEKFGFGVAWEKDWSYAQGIKSGNMIFVAGQLAHGQEVDENGMPEFLMGDFEQQFRAVLENIKAVLANYGSTMDDVVFLQNFVCPETRSGNKAGDYNDIAAGLIREYFPNGLHTMTFVEVAGLYADPQLVESNAIAIVKK; from the coding sequence ATGAACAAAAACACTAGAATAGTTATCTGGGTCATAGTATTGGTTCTTTTGGTTGGCGCCGTTTATTATTTGGGCGGAAATCTTTGCCGGATAGCCGGGGAAGAGCCGGAAAAATTCGGATTCGGGGTTGCCTGGGAAAAAGATTGGTCATATGCCCAGGGCATCAAATCAGGAAACATGATTTTTGTCGCGGGGCAGCTCGCCCATGGCCAAGAAGTTGATGAGAACGGGATGCCGGAATTTTTAATGGGTGATTTTGAACAGCAATTCCGCGCTGTCCTTGAGAATATAAAGGCGGTTCTCGCCAATTACGGCTCTACCATGGACGATGTTGTATTTCTCCAGAACTTCGTATGTCCGGAAACACGAAGCGGAAACAAGGCGGGCGACTACAATGATATTGCCGCCGGGCTCATCCGTGAATATTTCCCCAACGGTCTCCACACCATGACTTTTGTCGAAGTTGCGGGCTTGTATGCAGATCCCCAGCTGGTGGAATCGAACGCGATCGCGATTGTCAAAAAATAA